The following coding sequences are from one Arachis hypogaea cultivar Tifrunner chromosome 7, arahy.Tifrunner.gnm2.J5K5, whole genome shotgun sequence window:
- the LOC112701938 gene encoding uncharacterized protein isoform X2, whose product MEAPPTFVYRARMAFHSAAAKAERILSDFKFDQGEDQENSFTKNLEFEIESPHKLCSELNNIKGRESPRIGRKKDWKERFKNIRIGRKEFEDKVGDANMAIPFYDENLYILNMKNDLEAKAAEAIPLVESLTSDTKDPIPKSSVLKQLAIAFEAGSTTKSLKDFTASPVSSPALSFSAVKALVMREKEDKLTSEFSGDERVVNLIKALFDQEGDFLSRKIDSNPGETSITSLWGDIHGAPPESFVVKLAEIIGNFKSIRKMVLFWFRVVAELRKHWSEDQYLPGVPPDDIPDLKACLLYQQLQVINCCISRRRLRVIATETLDSMMMEASSNIKEPINSEVRSPSSPVLYARVNTGDLVLRLGAVRPARDLTLLETGEPVYCPATQEGPLLTEDLIRETEEFVLRTGSVGVGCSQLLSDMQAFKAANPGCILEDFVRWYSPPDWTQTKATAEDSDVFDAGESLDGRGCLSRRMQKEGNLWRELWETSKPVPAVKQAPLFDEELAVEGILNAFEKIHTFEFFRQLFVSLLGLGIANAERMLSSNGDFSKLFYECKEYIVSTCQSSKLSEHIDDLVQVYQTVETMLLNPEEALKMMKQPEESAVDEPKSRLARIRLIFNGKDKLLRSPVTKDQMNSEEKPKQSFSSFFEGKSLLFSKKLHSPPSGCQSPAIKSSSLDTNNSFAAPALT is encoded by the exons CTTTGCAGTGAGTTGAATAATATAAAGGGGAGGGAATCACCTCGTATAGGaaggaagaaggattggaaagAGAGATTCAAGAATATTCGAATTGGGAGAAAAGAATTTGAAGATAAAGTTGGGGATGCAAACATGGCAATTCCATTTTATGATGAAAATTTGTACATCCTGAATATGAAGAATGATCTTGAGGCCAAG GCTGCAGAAGCAATTCCCTTGGTTGAAAGCTTAACTTCTGATACAAAAGATCCAATTCCTAAGTCATCTGTGCTGAAGCAACTGGCTATAGCTTTTGA GGCTGGAAGCACAACAAagtcattgaaagattttacagcTTCGCCAGTAAGTTCACCAGCCTTGAGTTTCTCAGCAGTGAAGGCTTTAGTGATGCGGGAAAAGGAAGACAAACTTACCTCTGAGTTTAGTGGCGATGAGAGAGTTGTGAATTTGATTAAAGCTCTGTTTGATCAGG AGGGAGATTTTCTCAGTCGAAAGATTGACTCCAATCCAGGGGAAACTTCCATAACATCTTTGTGGGGAGACATTCATGGTGCTCCTCCTGAAAGCTTTGTTGTTAAGCTAGCTGAAATCATTGGAAACTTCAAGTCCATTCGAAAAATGGTTCTTTTCTGGTTCAGGGTTGTTGCTGAA CTCAGAAAACATTGGTCTGAGGATCAATATTTACCTGGAGTGCCTCCGGATGATATTCCAGACCTGAAGGCATGTCTTCTGTATCAACAACTTCAAGTAATTAACTGTTGCATCTCTCGGAGAAGGCTCCGTGTTATTGCCACTGAGACTCTGGATTCTATGATGATGGAAGCTAGTTCAAACATAAAAGAACCAATCAATTCTGAAGTCAGAAGTCCCTCAAGTCCTGTTCTATATGCTAGAGTGAACACTGGGGATCTTGTTCTGCGACTTGGTGCAGTTCGACCAGCTAGAGATCTGACATTGTTGGAAACAGGCGAGCCTGTTTACTGTCCTGCTACCCAG GAAGGGCCTTTGCTTACAGAAGATCTAATCAGAGAAACAGAGGAGTTTGTACTGCGGACAGGGAG TGTTGGTGTTGGGTGTTCTCAACTCCTCTCCGACATGCAGGCTTTCAAg GCTGCAAATCCTGGATGTATTTTGGAGGATTTTGTAAGGTGGTACTCTCCTCCGGACTGGACACAAACTAAGGCAACTGCTGAGGATAGTGATGTTTTTGACGCTGGTGAATCACTTGATGGCAGAGGTTGCCTAAGTCGACGAATGCAAAAAGAAG GTAATTTGTGGCGTGAATTATGGGAAACATCCAAACCAGTCCCAGCTGTCAAGCAGGCACCCCTCTTTGATGAAGAATTGGCGGT GGAGGGCATCCTCAATGCATTTGAAAAGATCCATACTTTTGAGTTTTTTAGACAGCTATTTGTTTCTCTA CTTGGTTTAGGCATTGCGAATGCAGAACGTATGCTATCCAGTAACGGTGACTTCTCAAAGTTATTCTATGAGTGCAAGGAGTACATAGTTTCCACATGTCAAAGCAGCAAATTGAGTGAGCACATTGATGACCTTGTCCAG GTGTATCAAACAGTGGAGACAATGTTACTGAATCCTGAGGAAGCATTGAAAATGATGAAGCAGCCAGAAGAATCAGCTGTAGATGAACCAAAGAGCCGTCTTGCGAGGATTAGGCTTATCTTTAATGGCAAAGATAAACTGTTGAGGAGTCCTGTAACCAAAGATCAGATGAATTCTGAGGAAAAGCCAAAACAATCTTTCTCAAGTTTCTTTGAAGGCAAGTCATTGCTGTTTTCAAAGAAGTTACATAGTCCTCCATCTGGATGCCAATCGCCTGCTATCAAATCTTCGTCTCTCGACACAAATAACAGCTTCGCCGCGCCAGCACTTACTTAG
- the LOC112701938 gene encoding uncharacterized protein isoform X1, translated as MEAPPTFVYRARMAFHSAAAKAERILSDFKFDQGEDQENSFTKNLEFEIESPHKQLCSELNNIKGRESPRIGRKKDWKERFKNIRIGRKEFEDKVGDANMAIPFYDENLYILNMKNDLEAKAAEAIPLVESLTSDTKDPIPKSSVLKQLAIAFEAGSTTKSLKDFTASPVSSPALSFSAVKALVMREKEDKLTSEFSGDERVVNLIKALFDQEGDFLSRKIDSNPGETSITSLWGDIHGAPPESFVVKLAEIIGNFKSIRKMVLFWFRVVAELRKHWSEDQYLPGVPPDDIPDLKACLLYQQLQVINCCISRRRLRVIATETLDSMMMEASSNIKEPINSEVRSPSSPVLYARVNTGDLVLRLGAVRPARDLTLLETGEPVYCPATQEGPLLTEDLIRETEEFVLRTGSVGVGCSQLLSDMQAFKAANPGCILEDFVRWYSPPDWTQTKATAEDSDVFDAGESLDGRGCLSRRMQKEGNLWRELWETSKPVPAVKQAPLFDEELAVEGILNAFEKIHTFEFFRQLFVSLLGLGIANAERMLSSNGDFSKLFYECKEYIVSTCQSSKLSEHIDDLVQVYQTVETMLLNPEEALKMMKQPEESAVDEPKSRLARIRLIFNGKDKLLRSPVTKDQMNSEEKPKQSFSSFFEGKSLLFSKKLHSPPSGCQSPAIKSSSLDTNNSFAAPALT; from the exons CAGCTTTGCAGTGAGTTGAATAATATAAAGGGGAGGGAATCACCTCGTATAGGaaggaagaaggattggaaagAGAGATTCAAGAATATTCGAATTGGGAGAAAAGAATTTGAAGATAAAGTTGGGGATGCAAACATGGCAATTCCATTTTATGATGAAAATTTGTACATCCTGAATATGAAGAATGATCTTGAGGCCAAG GCTGCAGAAGCAATTCCCTTGGTTGAAAGCTTAACTTCTGATACAAAAGATCCAATTCCTAAGTCATCTGTGCTGAAGCAACTGGCTATAGCTTTTGA GGCTGGAAGCACAACAAagtcattgaaagattttacagcTTCGCCAGTAAGTTCACCAGCCTTGAGTTTCTCAGCAGTGAAGGCTTTAGTGATGCGGGAAAAGGAAGACAAACTTACCTCTGAGTTTAGTGGCGATGAGAGAGTTGTGAATTTGATTAAAGCTCTGTTTGATCAGG AGGGAGATTTTCTCAGTCGAAAGATTGACTCCAATCCAGGGGAAACTTCCATAACATCTTTGTGGGGAGACATTCATGGTGCTCCTCCTGAAAGCTTTGTTGTTAAGCTAGCTGAAATCATTGGAAACTTCAAGTCCATTCGAAAAATGGTTCTTTTCTGGTTCAGGGTTGTTGCTGAA CTCAGAAAACATTGGTCTGAGGATCAATATTTACCTGGAGTGCCTCCGGATGATATTCCAGACCTGAAGGCATGTCTTCTGTATCAACAACTTCAAGTAATTAACTGTTGCATCTCTCGGAGAAGGCTCCGTGTTATTGCCACTGAGACTCTGGATTCTATGATGATGGAAGCTAGTTCAAACATAAAAGAACCAATCAATTCTGAAGTCAGAAGTCCCTCAAGTCCTGTTCTATATGCTAGAGTGAACACTGGGGATCTTGTTCTGCGACTTGGTGCAGTTCGACCAGCTAGAGATCTGACATTGTTGGAAACAGGCGAGCCTGTTTACTGTCCTGCTACCCAG GAAGGGCCTTTGCTTACAGAAGATCTAATCAGAGAAACAGAGGAGTTTGTACTGCGGACAGGGAG TGTTGGTGTTGGGTGTTCTCAACTCCTCTCCGACATGCAGGCTTTCAAg GCTGCAAATCCTGGATGTATTTTGGAGGATTTTGTAAGGTGGTACTCTCCTCCGGACTGGACACAAACTAAGGCAACTGCTGAGGATAGTGATGTTTTTGACGCTGGTGAATCACTTGATGGCAGAGGTTGCCTAAGTCGACGAATGCAAAAAGAAG GTAATTTGTGGCGTGAATTATGGGAAACATCCAAACCAGTCCCAGCTGTCAAGCAGGCACCCCTCTTTGATGAAGAATTGGCGGT GGAGGGCATCCTCAATGCATTTGAAAAGATCCATACTTTTGAGTTTTTTAGACAGCTATTTGTTTCTCTA CTTGGTTTAGGCATTGCGAATGCAGAACGTATGCTATCCAGTAACGGTGACTTCTCAAAGTTATTCTATGAGTGCAAGGAGTACATAGTTTCCACATGTCAAAGCAGCAAATTGAGTGAGCACATTGATGACCTTGTCCAG GTGTATCAAACAGTGGAGACAATGTTACTGAATCCTGAGGAAGCATTGAAAATGATGAAGCAGCCAGAAGAATCAGCTGTAGATGAACCAAAGAGCCGTCTTGCGAGGATTAGGCTTATCTTTAATGGCAAAGATAAACTGTTGAGGAGTCCTGTAACCAAAGATCAGATGAATTCTGAGGAAAAGCCAAAACAATCTTTCTCAAGTTTCTTTGAAGGCAAGTCATTGCTGTTTTCAAAGAAGTTACATAGTCCTCCATCTGGATGCCAATCGCCTGCTATCAAATCTTCGTCTCTCGACACAAATAACAGCTTCGCCGCGCCAGCACTTACTTAG